From a single Pseudophryne corroboree isolate aPseCor3 chromosome 6, aPseCor3.hap2, whole genome shotgun sequence genomic region:
- the LOC134932153 gene encoding proto-oncogene Mas-like, whose protein sequence is MADTGNSSSNITNTTDRSIYVTYSVVSCFAVVLCLLGLVGNAFVIWVLSFNIKRNKYTVYILNLAVADFIYLLFSAVVMFLMADQMINLRFQTRATLQALEVMYDFGYSAGMFFLTAISVERCLSVLFPIWYKCYRPKHLSAYSCGGIWLLGALLSLLDNFVCPAEAFEGMTIECTGVQVFSLVLTFVFVIPLMLVTSFILIYIVKTTSKKSRPPKIYVAIIVTVLVFLISVTPIRLLWFLLYFKSFTSKISALALFFTSTYCTLFNSSANPFIYFFVGRQRKKRFGGSINGALSRVFKDDDTEQSSGLDGNTSTTSMP, encoded by the coding sequence ATGGCCGACACTGGAAACAGCTCATCCAATATTACAAATACCACTGACAGATCTATTTATGTGACTTACTCTGTGGTGTCTTGTTTTGCTGTTGTTCTCTGCCTACTTGGATTGGTAGGGAATGCTTTTGTTATCTGGGTTCTTTCCTTTAACATAAAGAGGAACAAATACACTGTGTATATTCTTAACCTTGCAGTTGCTGACTTTATCTACCTCTTATTTTCTGCCGTTGTCATGTTCTTAATGGCTGATCAAATGATAAACCTCCGCTTCCAGACAAGAGCCACTCTACAAGCCTTAGAAGTAATGTATGATTTTGGGTATTCCGCAGGTATGTTCTTCCTGACTGCGATAAGCGTAGAAAGATGCCTCTCTGTCCTCTTCCCAATATGGTACAAATGTTACCGTCCAAAACACTTATCGGCCTACTCCTGTGGAGGGATCTGGCTGCTGGGCGCTCTCTTGTCACTTCTGGATAACTTTGTCTGCCCTGCAGAAGCCTTTGAGGGTATGACAATAGAATGCACTGGGGTCCAGGTGTTCTCCCTGGTCCTCACTTTTGTTTTCGTCATTCCTTTGATGCTCGTGACCAGTTTCATTTTAATCTACATCGTTAAAACAACATCCAAAAAATCCCGACCTCCCAAGATCTATGTGGCCATAATTGTTACTGTCCTGGTTTTCCTCATTTCTGTGACACCCATCAGACTGTTATGGTTTTTACTTTATTTTAAGTCATTCACCAGTAAAATCTCAGCTCTTGCGCTGTTTTTTACCAGCACATACTGTACTTTGTTCAACAGCAGTGCAAACCCTTTCATTTACTTCTTTGTAGGTAGGCAGAGGAAGAAGAGATTTGGAGGTTCCATCAATGGAGCACTCAGTAGGGTGTTTAAGGATGATGACACTGAGCAGTCATCTGGGCTTGATGGGAATACTAGTACTACTAGCATGCCCTAG